One part of the Pannonibacter sp. XCT-53 genome encodes these proteins:
- a CDS encoding PhzF family phenazine biosynthesis protein, translating to MGRRYAVLDVFTNKALAGNPLAVVQDAEGLDTAQMQAIAREFNLSETVFLLPARGPAHSAHVRIFTPARELPFAGHPTVGTAIFLAMERFGEIRGEQNAVVVLEEAIGTVRCGVTLKENAAGFAEFDVPKLPQPGVPAQEKEAIAAALGLIPSEIGFENHKPCLYDAGVPFLFVPVADMSVLSRVSPVVSLWSDAFGPAKTRSAYIYTRQTRSQDSAFHARMFAPDLGVHEDPATGSAAAAFAGVVHHFDRPTNGTHFLRIEQGFDMGRPSLIDLEIDIEAGSLHAVRIGGQATLIARGELFL from the coding sequence ATGGGACGCCGCTACGCCGTGCTCGACGTGTTCACCAACAAGGCCCTGGCGGGCAATCCCCTCGCCGTGGTGCAGGATGCGGAAGGGCTCGACACGGCGCAGATGCAGGCCATCGCGCGCGAATTCAACCTGTCGGAGACCGTGTTCCTGCTGCCTGCGCGCGGCCCCGCCCACTCGGCCCATGTGCGCATCTTCACGCCCGCGCGCGAGCTGCCCTTTGCCGGTCATCCGACGGTCGGCACCGCGATCTTCCTGGCCATGGAACGGTTCGGCGAGATCCGCGGCGAGCAGAATGCGGTGGTCGTGCTGGAAGAGGCCATCGGCACCGTCCGCTGCGGCGTGACGCTGAAGGAAAACGCCGCCGGCTTTGCCGAGTTCGACGTGCCGAAGCTGCCGCAGCCGGGCGTGCCGGCGCAGGAGAAGGAGGCGATCGCCGCAGCCCTCGGGCTCATTCCCTCCGAGATCGGCTTCGAGAACCACAAGCCCTGCCTCTATGACGCCGGCGTTCCGTTCCTGTTCGTGCCGGTGGCCGACATGAGTGTCCTGTCCCGCGTCTCGCCGGTCGTCTCGCTCTGGTCCGATGCCTTCGGCCCGGCCAAGACGCGCAGCGCCTACATCTACACCCGCCAGACCCGCTCGCAGGACAGCGCCTTCCACGCGCGGATGTTCGCCCCCGACCTCGGCGTGCACGAGGACCCGGCGACGGGCTCGGCCGCCGCAGCCTTCGCCGGCGTGGTGCATCACTTCGACCGGCCGACCAACGGCACGCATTTCCTGCGCATCGAACAGGGGTTCGACATGGGCAGGCCTTCGCTGATCGACCTGGAGATCGACATCGAGGCCGGCTCGCTGCATGCGGTGCGCATCGGCGGCCAGGCGACCCTGATTGCGCGGGGCGAGCTGTTCCTCTGA